The DNA window AACCAAATTTAATAGAATTAAAGATCTTCTACGGCCACGATACCTGGAGTATGCTGGCGGAAGACCAATGCGCTCTTAGTGTTTTCGAGTGGTACTGCGAATGATCTGCTATTGGGTGCAGATGAAAGACGAAGTGTGGAGACGGCGTATAAACTACGAATTGCAATAGTTGCTTGTAGAATCACTCATTGTTCACACAGCGAAAATTGGGCGGCTACAGTGAGCTGGTAATGTCCTCGGAATGGTGAACGACAAATCGGTGAAAATGATTCTCAAAATTAATCCAACAGGTACATGGAGGAAAGGTGCACAATGAGCAAGGTGAATCGACCAAGTTGAAAGAGACCTGAGAAGACTTTGTGccctgcgaggctggcgacaaacAGCCATTGGACCGAGAGAACTGGAGACGACTTCTTGATACAACAAAGGACAACAACGTCTTAGCCTGATTGGTAACTAAGGCACTTAAGCAACTTTCAAAGTTTAGCAACAAGTTCGCCAACCTGAAACAGCACATCTTCCTATCATCCTAGgtataatcaaaacaaacttgGCAAAGTTATTGGGAATGTCGTACGGTGCTGGGAATCTTACGTCAGCTGCGCACGTTCCCAAGTTAATTCGTGCAACTCTCTCGTcgtctagtgtttcgtcatttAGATGTTTGTCATAATACACTCTCGGTCACCCCACACTCTGCGGTGTGATCTCCAATAGCGTCTCTGCACAAGTCGGCTTGTGGCACATAGCCTTTGCGCAAGCAATTCACTTTGTAGAATTTTCGTAGCTCGGTATCGCCTCGTTATCCCGATCTTCCTATAGGCGATTTTTTCGTTGGAATGGTGGGTTTTGTCTATTGCCGGCTTTTCAGTTTCGCTCTCGTACGGTGCTGCAGCATACTCTCCCTTGCTGAATTCTTCTCAACTAACTGCTGGCACTCACACAAACCAGACATTGCCTCAATTCGGAGCTTCCGTCCCCAGTACGGCCTCGGCAGATTGGTAGTGTTGCGGAGACAACGAAGCTGGatctaaataaaacaatttgctCCGTGGTAGAATTCAATTGTAAAATTCCTGTAAAATGTAACTTCTAATTCAGTGTTCAATAATTCATCAAATTTTCTACATACTTTTAGCGATCTAGCTTCGGCTAAAAATCTCTGGCAACACTGTCTATTTCGAGGGATCGTACCCTGTACATTGTATTTGATTGATATTGTTATTCTAGTCGAATTTAGGTACAAAGTCTTACCTCAATGCTTacaccactgagaactgacatacaagtaaagtttgcaacttgtgtaaaaaataaaactgtcgttttgaaatgacaacagcaagtataCGGgatttgtgtgcaaacttggaaaCAATGGTGACTcgcgcatgcgaacctgtatgcgatggtgatttttaacttattttcatttaaatgtttacacagtgTTTGGGAGTACGATCAACCACCCTACACTACAACCCTGCGACTATATCACACCAGCACGAACGACAGCAAGTAAAACCACATATGGGGATTCGTGTGGTGATTGCCATCGCAGGTAGCAGCGCGAGATGTCCCAGAGACGATTTTGACGATCACCACCAGCAACACATCGACAGAAACCATCAACCGTGCGAGTGATAAGGACGGCCGATTATCCCGGAGACACCACTGATAAGAGCGGGGAGAGTTGATAACAATCTCCCGCTCCCACACCCGACGGAAAACATCGCATCACTGCTGCCGAAGGTCTGATGATGATCTAAATTTGGAGCACCGATCAGTCACCATCAAAATCACACTAAGATTAGTTCACCGGGAAGCATACGCGGTGGATCCGCATGCAATTTTATACATCAATTGTTTTCTGTTAGATTAAGTTAAAGTATCAAATATAGTTAGTTTTGCATGTTCGGATGTGTAGTCAATAAATGTGCGTTTAATTAGTCAATGACTTGTTAGTGTGCTACGGATTTAACCAGAAAGAACATTCGCTGGTGGTTCCATGGTTGGTTGTTCCTTGGAATAGGAACGAAATTTGGTTGTGCTGTGGCTGGGTTGCTACAGTGCCCCTCGATGTTGGGAATTGGAATTCCTTCCAACGCTACCATTGCTCAGTACTAGCGACGGATTGAAGGTAATTGGCCATCTCCCCAACATtctggtccttcgaaccggatcgGAACCGCCTTGGAAAGGACGCTATCGACACTGGGTCGACGCTGGTACCACACCGACGCTAGGAATCGCCATTGCTGAAGCCGCAGGAATTCAATAGCGGGCGCCATCGTGCCAACGAACAATTGGCCTATTCAACAACTCGCTTGGCGCCTGGAATTGGCATCGCTTCGGACGGACCGCCATTGCTGCTGCTAGTTTACACGTGGCTTGGACCCAGCGGATTGGATTTTTGTCCAGGTTAGTGAATTCTTGCATGCTATATGTCCAGCCGAACTTGGCAAATTCAACAAGCTAACACATGGTTTTCTATGCCCTTGTTAATCCGAACCCATTCATTGGAGCTGTTGTGTGACTCAACTGGAATCATCTGCTGGAAAACACGGTTGATTGCCGTGGTTCGGCAATTTGGCCTACGATTTCTACACGGCGCGGTTATTCGCGAGTATGAAATTATCGTAACAACGCTGACGATGAGGAAAGCCGTCCTTTGCAAGGATGAACTAAGCCAATCGACTACGCTAGGAGCAACTCAAGGACACCCGTGGTACGAAGAGGAGGCGCCGCGATTTTTTTGCTCAGGTAAATTTACAATTAGTGTACTACCGAAGCTAGACATTCAGAAATACaccattttaattttgaattgatCCTCTTCGTGTTACCACTACTATTGCTGAGCCCTGTTTGCCTATTCGGCACAAATTAGTCTTCGAACTGGTGATTTTGCAacatttttggaatatttcaccGTTTTTTGCATTTGGTTGGAACTTATCAAACAATTGGTGCCGTTATTGGTTTGTGTGGTGAGTTGCACGGTATATGCCCGGCCGAAGCCGGAGGTTTTCGATTACTACACCACGTTCTTTCCTCTTTGCTCCACTTGTTTGCTGATTTGCGAGTTTTAATATCCTTGGAGGATTTGGTGTGACGTCACGACGTTGTGAAGACTGATTTATCTGACTGATAGGACTGGAGCGTCGCTATTTGTTCTGTCGGGTCAGTAGCTTCATGCAGTATATGCCTAGCGAAGCTAGGATTCTTCACAGATAACTACACCACGCCTCTCTCTTTCTGTTTACTGTGAAGTGCATGATGCCTGCGGCAAGTTcgtcttcaaacaaaaaaccACCGTCAATGCGGGCGTTGACGGCAAGGTTGAAGGAAATACAACTATCCTTCAGCGATATTTGGCGGTTTGTACAATCTTTCAAGGAGTCTAACACGGTTACTGATATCGAAGTACGCCTTGGTAAGTTGGAAGAATTGTGGGAAAGCTTCAGTGATACCTTTGTTGAAATCCTATCCCACGATGACTACAACGCCGAAGGGTCGGCGTACGAGAAGGAGCGAATGGAATTCAGTGACAACTATTACGAGGTCAAGACCTTCTTAATGGACAAGGTCAAGGAGCTTCAGGAACCCCAGGTTTTGGAGCAGTCTCTTCGAGCAGGTGATGGTTTGCCGCATGGGACCTCAGACCACGTCCGCCTTCCACAAATTAAACTTCAAACATTCAATGGTGACGTGGACGAATGGTTGAGCTTCCGGGACTTGTTCACTTCGCTTATACACTGGAAGGTGGACCTACCAGAGGTGGAGAAGTTCCACTATTTGAAGGGGTGTCTTCAAGGGGAGCCTAAAAGCTTGATCGACCCACTCCAAATCACCAAAGCCAATTATCAGGTGGCATGGGAAATGCTGTTGAGGCGATACAACAACAGCAAGCAATTGAAGAAGCGGCAGGTGCAGTCGCTCTTTAATCTACCTACACTCTCCAAGGAATCAGTCACAGATCTTCACGTTCTCGTTGAAGGCTTCGAAAGAATCGTGCAGACTCTCGATCAGGTGATTCAACCGGCGGATTATAAGGACTTGCTGTTGGTCAACATTCTCACTGCTAGACTGGATCCGGTCACTCGACGGGGGTGGGAAGAGGTCTCCGCTTCAAGGGAGAATGATACGCTGGTAGATTTGTCGGATTTTCTGCGGCGTAGAATCCAGGTTTTGGATTGCTTACCGTCAAGAGCGGTTGACACTAGGGGTGTTCAACAGGCAGCGCAACAACTGAAGCCGAAACAGCAACCAGTGAGGACCAGCTATAGTTCGACCCAAGCGTCTGGGGGGCGCTGTGTATCCTGTTCAGCGGATCACCTATTGTACCAGTGTAGCGCTTTTCAAAAGATGGCCGTAACGGACAGAGATGCACTGTTGAAGGTTCATGCGCTCTGTCGGAATTGCTTCAGGGCAGGACACCAGGCAAGGGATTGCCAATCTAAATTCTCTTGTCGAAATTGTAAGGGTCGTCACCACACACTGGTCTGCTTTAAGTCGGAGAGAAATAAGGATTCTAAGGTTACAGCAGCTGCTGCGAGCAGTAAACCACCAATTTCCAAGGAACCAACAACCTCTACTTCAACCCAAGTGGCTAATGTGGCTGCAACTGATGTCCTGGTGTCTGGTGCGACTCACCAGTATTCTTCTAAGGTGTTACTGGCTACAGCAGTTGTTTTGATTGAGGACGAGGAAGGTAATCGACTTCCCGCTCGCGCCCTTCTGGATTCGGGCTCGGAAAGCAACTTCATTACGGAGCGGTTAAGTCAACGGTTAAAGATATTTCGTGATCGCGTGGATATATCAGTCCTCGGAATTGGACAAACTGGAACCAAGGTTAAGCACAGGTTACGTGCGGTGATCCGGTCACGTATATCTTCATTTTCTCGAGAGTTGGGTTTATTAGTTCTACCCAAGGCTACGGTCAACCTTCCAACCTCTACTCTCAACACGGATAGATGGATAATACCGGATGGGATTCAACTTGCAGATCCTGCATTTTTCGAGTCTAGCGCAGTGGACCTCGTGCTCGGCATCGAATCCTTCTTCGACTTTTTTGAAACCGGTCGAAGAATTTCCATTGGGGAAGGCCTACCGACTCTCAACGAGTCCGTGTTCGGATGGGTTATATGCGGCGGCGTTTCGGTTTCAACCCAAGCCCTACACATTAATTGCAACGTATCTACATTGGATGGGCTTGATGAGTTGATGTATCGCTTTTGGTCTTGTGAGGAGGTAGAGTCTGGTAAGGCTCACTCACTGGAGGAGATACGCTGCGAGGAGCTTTTTCTACGTACGGTTCAAAGAAATCCAGACGGTCGGTACACCGTCGCTTTACCCAAGAATGAAGACGTACTTTCACGGTTGGGCGAGTCAAGGGACATCGCAATCCGACGGCTTCAGGGAACAGAACGTAGGCTGGCAAGAGACTCATCACTACGGGATCAGTACGCTGCCTTCATGGAGGAATACCTAGCGCTGGGGCACATGAGTAAGGTCGACAATGTTTCTGCAGGATCAGTCAAACGGTGCTATCTACCGCACCACCCGGTGGTCAAGGAATCGAGCACTACCACCAAGGTTCGCGTGGTCTTCGATGCTTCTTGTAAGACCTCTTCGGGAGTATCGCTCAACGATGTGTTGCTGGTTGGGCCAGTGATACAGAAGGATCTACGATCAATAATCTTACGAAGTCGGACCAAACAGATCATGCTCGTGTCCGACGTGGAGAAAATGTTCCGGCAGATCAACGTAAGCCCACAAGATCGACCACTTCAGTGTATTCTTTGGCGTGCCACGCCAACAGACAAGATTGACACTTATGAGCTGAATACAGTTACGTATGGTACCAAACCAGCACCGTTTTTGGCTACCAGGACGATTCAACAGCTGGCTGTAGATGAGGAGAACCACTTTCCACTTGCTGCAAGGGCGCTCACCGAAGACACGTACATGGATGATGTGATCACTGGCGCAGACGAGGTCGATACAGCACTGAAGCTACGAAAGCAGCTGGAAACGATGATGTCAAGGGGAAGATTTCGATTACGAAAGTGGGCATCGAACTGCCCTTCAGTGCTAGAAGGTATTTCCGAGGAGGAGCTAGCAATACGGACTTCGGATGGAATCGATTTGGACCCAGACCCGACAGTTAAAACCTTAGGATTGGCATGGATGCCAATCACGGATACGTTAAAGTTCCAATTCACGATTCCCACCCTGGACACTGCAACACCGCTAACTAAACGCTATGTGTTGTCTGTGATTGCCACTCTATTTGACCCTTTGGGGCTTTTGGGAGCTGCTATTACGCCGGCGAAGATTTTTATGCAGCTATTGTGGACGTTACGAGACGAAACCAATAACAGATTAGGTTGGGACCAGCCACTACCTCCAACGGTGGGTGAGTCCTGGAAAAGATACCACGAACAACTTCCGCTTTTCAACCAACTCCGGATTGATCGTTGCGTGATCATACCGGAAGCCTTTAAGATCGAGATTCACTGCTTCTCGGATGCCTCGGAGAAAGCTTACGGCGCATGTCTGTACTTGAAGAGTCAGAATGCAAAAGGGGGGTTTAGAGTCCGACTGCTATCCTCCAAATCAAAGGTTGCTCCTCTGAAGTGCCAAACTATACCTAGACTGGAGCTCTGCGGTGCTCTTTTAGCAGCCCAGCTATATGAGAAGGTCAAGCAATCGATTAGGATACCTACAAAAACCTTCTTCTGGACTGATTCGACATGTGTCTTACGGTGGCTTCAAGCGACTCCAACCACATGGACTACATTCGTCGCTAATCGAACGGCGAAAATTCAAACAATTACGGAGGGCTGTCAATGGGGACACATCCCAGGAGTTCAAAACCCAGCAGATCTGATATCTAGAGGAATCAGTCCGGAAGATATTCTTAAGAACACCTACTGGTGGCAAGGTCCATGCTGGTTGGAGAAGGAGCAGCATGAATGGCCAAAAAATCTCGTGGATCAACCGATAGACGAGGGAGAGGAAGAGAAGCGACGCACGGTGGTTGCTGCAACTGTTTCCGTTCACGAGAAGTTCAACCAAGAATATATAGCTAAATTTTCAACGTATAGTGATCTCATTCGCCGTACTGCATACTGGTTGCGATTGATGAATCTTCTACGAGTACCAGCAAGGGATCGAAATTGCGCAGCATTTCTTACCACGGACGAATTGAGGCAGGCGGAGAACACACTGATCCGTCGAGTGCAGAAAGAGGTCTTTGCAGATGAGTGGAAGGCCCTATCCAAGGGTACTGCAGTTTCAAGGGGATCCCCGATACGTTGGTACAACCCATTTATTTCGAATGATGAGCTAATCAGACTAGGAGGACGATTGCGGCACTCTCTCGAATCGGAGAACACCAAACATCCAATCGTTTTACCCGCACAACACCAGTTTACTCGATTGATTTTACGATACTACCACGAGCGACTACTCCACGCTGGCCCGCAGTTGTTATTGGGAGTAGTCAGGCTCAAGTTTTGGCCATTGGGGGGTAGAAGTGTTGCAAGACACATCGTGCATAAATGCCAACGATGCTTTCGTTCAAAACCAACACTAGTTCAACAATTTATGGGAGACCTACCAGCCTCACGAGTTACGGTGTCCCGCCCGTTTTCCCGTTCCGGAGTTGACTATTTTGGCCCTGTCTACATAAGGCCTGTTCCGCGACGAGCAGCAGTTAAGGCATACGTAGCCATTTTTATTTGCCTTTGCACCAAGGCTGTTCATTTGGAGCTCGTTACAGACCTTTCTACCAACCGGTTTCTTCAAGCACTGCAACGATTTGTGTCCAGGAGAGGACGATGCACGGACATGTATTCCGACAACGGAACCAACTTTGTTGGTGCGCGAAACCAATTGCAAGAGTTCCTCAAGATGCTAAAGAATCGCGATCACCATGATGCAGTGTCTAAGGAATGTGCGAAAGAAGGAATTCAATGGCACTTTAATCCGCCAAGCGCACCCCATTTCGGGGGCCTCTGGGAAGCTGCAGTTCGTTCGGCCAAGCATCACCTGCTAAGGGTAGTTGGTGAAACACCTGTATCTCCAGAGGATTTCGTTACATTGCTGGCTCAGGTGGAAGGATGTCTGAATTCCCGACCTTTAACACCAATGTCTGACGATCCCAACGATCTAGAACCACTGACGCCAGCGCATTTTCTCATCGGTTCGTCTATCCATGCTATACCAGAACCAGATCTAGCTACGGTACCAGTGAATCGACTCAACCACTGGCAACTCATCCAATGCAAGCTGCAAACCTTTTGGACTAGATGGCGTAGGGAATACCTCTGTCAGTTGCAAGCGAGGACGAAGCGATGGAAACCAGCAAGTTCCATTGAGGTGGGAAGGCTAGTAGTCATCAGGGAAGACAACCAACCTCCCATGAAATGGAAGATGGGAAGAATTTGCGAGGTTCATCCAGGTGCAGATGGAGTGGTGAGAGTAGTCACCCTAAGGACAGCCACAGGACTGCTTTCTCGACCGGTGGAAAAGATTTGCATGCTACCACTCTCGGATGAAGACACTGGACCCGATGCACCAAAAACGTCCAACTGAAACCCACCTTTCCACTATCCCATCCCATCAAAGAGGATCCGTTTTTTCTTATCTTTTTcagaaatttgatgaatttctGGGTGGGTGAGGATGTTTGGGAGTACGATCAACCACCCTACACTACAACCCTGCGACTATATCACACCAGCAAGTAAAACCACATATGGGGATTCGTGTGGTGATTGCCATCGCAGGTAGCAGCGCGAGATGTCCCAGAGACGATTTTGACGATCACCACCAGCAACACATCGACAGAAACCATCAACCGTGCGAGTGATAAGGACGGCCGATTATCCCGGAGACACCACTGATAAGAGCGGGGAGAGTTGATAACAATCTCCCGCTCCCACACCCGACGGAAAACATCGCATCACTGCTGCCGAAGGTCTGATGATGATCTAAATTTGGAGCACCGATCAGTCACCATCAAAATCACACTAAGATTAGTTCACCGGGAAGCATGCGCGGTGGATCCGCATGCAATTTTATACATCAATTGTTTTCTGTTAGATTAAGTTAAAGTATCAAATATAGTTAGTTTTGCATGTTCGGATGTGTAGTCAATAAATGTGCGTTTAATTAGTCAATGACTTGTTAGTGTGCTACGGATTTAACCAGAAAGAACATTCGCTGGTGGTTCCATGGTTGGTTGTTCCTTGGAATAGGAACGAAATTTGGTTGTGCTGTGGCTGGGTTGCTACAGTGCCCCTCGATGTTGGGAATTGGAATTCCTTCCAACGCTACCATTGCTCAGGACTATCGACGGATTGAAGGTAATTGGCCATCTCCCCaacacacaggtttttcgggaaagtttgttataGCTTATATGTTCTTTCTCTGTGCTTACACTGACCTATGCCAATAATAGCTATCAGTCAATTGAACGCGGTTATGATCTCAACTTCACTGTTTTCGTCTAGAATAAGGTAGCATAAATGAGCAGAAATTGGCATAGATTGTTTTCATCTAACACCAAGTCTTACCTAGCTTATGTTGCTATTTACTAGGTTATTCACTAGGTAGATTTAACAATAGCGCTAGCAATAGTAGTAGATTTATAAATAATAAGTTTAAGATTTAGTTTAGTTCACTTTTAAATTTGTATAGCAATAGAATATAGTATCGAGTAGGTTTTACGATGGCGATTTGTTTATATTTACGTCCTTCAGGTTGCTCCCGATCCTTTCATCAGGTCGGGTGCGGCGTGTAGTGGCGTGACATTTAGTGGGGGCAACAAAGCGGTGGTTGCTAACGGGTCGTAGTCAACAGGTAGGTTGGTCCAGACATTCTCAGAAGTAGCTGCTCTCCTGATTGTAGCGCTGTCTCTAGCTGCTGCGCATATTGCTCGGTATCACGATCGTCTCATAACTGCTCACTGGTGAGACTAGACGTCCGTGCTCGATATAATCGCACTGTGGTAGGTGCGAACATTTGTGATGTCGAAAAACAAATTTCCGTTGATTAGGTTCTCAGCTTGTTGATCAGGTGATTTCCAGGTGGCCTTTGCGGTGGATGCAGATTGCAGGTggttcggattaccattcctcGGGAGGCTGCAAAGTTCACGCGTTGTTGGCCGTTGTCAGTTATAACGATGTGCAGACTGTCCGGTGCGATCTCCGATATGGGCCAcatataaattacgtaacgcacttagggggagtaagctagaacgttatgtaacaaattttcactgacaaattcaaagaattcattacgtaataggggagggggtgttacagagaaatttgtgacgatTTGTTACATggagggagggggagtcaattttgggcgatTTTCGCATTGTGTAAATAGTGAATGATCCATATATACCTTCCAAGCTATCTGAGCGCTCATGCCGCCGATGACTAGCTTAACATTCCGCCGCAGGCATGCTCCAGCTGCGCCTAAAAGGCATCTTTCTCGTcctcttgatgatgctgtagttgaacaaatggcctttgatccacactacacacatcctttcgctgatcgcctATCACCTGAAcacgcgttggcgcatcttgcccggTACTATAAAACTGATTCGCATCTCGTTTGTTGTGCCGTCACTCTAATAGAATCTAGCAGCTCGATGTCCGGTTTTCCAAACCCTCTGTCCCGCTAAACCAAGTTCCTACAATGC is part of the Topomyia yanbarensis strain Yona2022 chromosome 1, ASM3024719v1, whole genome shotgun sequence genome and encodes:
- the LOC131676047 gene encoding uncharacterized protein LOC131676047 yields the protein MPAASSSSNKKPPSMRALTARLKEIQLSFSDIWRFVQSFKESNTVTDIEVRLGKLEELWESFSDTFVEILSHDDYNAEGSAYEKERMEFSDNYYEVKTFLMDKVKELQEPQVLEQSLRAGDGLPHGTSDHVRLPQIKLQTFNGDVDEWLSFRDLFTSLIHWKVDLPEVEKFHYLKGCLQGEPKSLIDPLQITKANYQVAWEMLLRRYNNSKQLKKRQVQSLFNLPTLSKESVTDLHVLVEGFERIVQTLDQVIQPADYKDLLLVNILTARLDPVTRRGWEEVSASRENDTLVDLSDFLRRRIQVLDCLPSRAVDTRGVQQAAQQLKPKQQPVRTSYSSTQASGGRCVSCSADHLLYQCSAFQKMAVTDRDALLKVHALCRNCFRAGHQARDCQSKFSCRNCKGRHHTLVCFKSERNKDSKVTAAAASSKPPISKEPTTSTSTQVANVAATDVLVSGATHQYSSKVLLATAVVLIEDEEGNRLPARALLDSGSESNFITERLSQRLKIFRDRVDISVLGIGQTGTKVKHRLRAVIRSRISSFSRELGLLVLPKATVNLPTSTLNTDRWIIPDGIQLADPAFFESSAVDLVLGIESFFDFFETGRRISIGEGLPTLNESVFGWVICGGVSVSTQALHINCNVSTLDGLDELMYRFWSCEEVESGKAHSLEEIRCEELFLRTVQRNPDGRYTVALPKNEDVLSRLGESRDIAIRRLQGTERRLARDSSLRDQYAAFMEEYLALGHMSKVDNVSAGSVKRCYLPHHPVVKESSTTTKVRVVFDASCKTSSGVSLNDVLLVGPVIQKDLRSIILRSRTKQIMLVSDVEKMFRQINVSPQDRPLQCILWRATPTDKIDTYELNTVTYGTKPAPFLATRTIQQLAVDEENHFPLAARALTEDTYMDDVITGADEVDTALKLRKQLETMMSRGRFRLRKWASNCPSVLEGISEEELAIRTSDGIDLDPDPTVKTLGLAWMPITDTLKFQFTIPTLDTATPLTKRYVLSVIATLFDPLGLLGAAITPAKIFMQLLWTLRDETNNRLGWDQPLPPTVGESWKRYHEQLPLFNQLRIDRCVIIPEAFKIEIHCFSDASEKAYGACLYLKSQNAKGGFRVRLLSSKSKVAPLKCQTIPRLELCGALLAAQLYEKVKQSIRIPTKTFFWTDSTCVLRWLQATPTTWTTFVANRTAKIQTITEGCQWGHIPGVQNPADLISRGISPEDILKNTYWWQGPCWLEKEQHEWPKNLVDQPIDEGEEEKRRTVVAATVSVHEKFNQEYIAKFSTYSDLIRRTAYWLRLMNLLRVPARDRNCAAFLTTDELRQAENTLIRRVQKEVFADEWKALSKGTAVSRGSPIRWYNPFISNDELIRLGGRLRHSLESENTKHPIVLPAQHQFTRLILRYYHERLLHAGPQLLLGVVRLKFWPLGGRSVARHIVHKCQRCFRSKPTLVQQFMGDLPASRVTVSRPFSRSGVDYFGPVYIRPVPRRAAVKAYVAIFICLCTKAVHLELVTDLSTNRFLQALQRFVSRRGRCTDMYSDNGTNFVGARNQLQEFLKMLKNRDHHDAVSKECAKEGIQWHFNPPSAPHFGGLWEAAVRSAKHHLLRVVGETPVSPEDFVTLLAQVEGCLNSRPLTPMSDDPNDLEPLTPAHFLIGSSIHAIPEPDLATVPVNRLNHWQLIQCKLQTFWTRWRREYLCQLQARTKRWKPASSIEVGRLVVIREDNQPPMKWKMGRICEVHPGADGVVRVVTLRTATGLLSRPVEKICMLPLSDEDTGPDAPKTSN